One window from the genome of Pandoraea fibrosis encodes:
- the dsbG gene encoding thiol:disulfide interchange protein DsbG — translation MSIRKFLVPSLIAVPALAAAVYAIASGSSGSAGPVGGKETPAVVQALAREGLQDLQPFDTGTELRGFAGTAGQQPIALYVLRDGTAIVGTRIDANGKPLDMERVSNLVTQPMSEALWSKLAASAWVQDGNADAPRVVYTFNDPNCPYCNRFWASARPWVDAGKVQLRHVMVGVIKADSPTKAAAILGAADRTAALLHNERQFGSGGIAPAPSVSPEIALTLEAHRQLMAELEFRGTPGIVYRDDTGAIQRVNGMPRPDALAAVLGPR, via the coding sequence ATGTCGATTCGCAAATTTCTCGTTCCCAGCCTGATCGCCGTGCCGGCCCTCGCCGCGGCCGTCTACGCGATTGCCTCGGGATCCTCCGGTAGTGCTGGGCCGGTGGGAGGCAAGGAGACCCCGGCCGTCGTTCAAGCGCTCGCCCGCGAAGGTTTGCAGGATCTCCAGCCGTTCGACACCGGCACGGAGCTTCGCGGCTTTGCCGGCACGGCCGGCCAGCAACCGATTGCCCTTTATGTGCTGCGCGACGGTACGGCCATTGTCGGCACACGCATCGATGCCAACGGCAAGCCGCTCGACATGGAACGCGTCAGCAACCTCGTCACCCAACCGATGAGCGAAGCCCTCTGGTCAAAACTCGCCGCCTCGGCGTGGGTGCAGGATGGCAACGCGGACGCGCCGCGTGTGGTGTACACGTTCAACGACCCGAATTGCCCCTACTGCAATCGCTTCTGGGCGTCGGCACGCCCCTGGGTCGATGCCGGCAAGGTGCAATTGCGTCATGTGATGGTCGGCGTGATCAAAGCCGACAGCCCCACGAAGGCAGCGGCCATTCTCGGCGCTGCCGACCGTACCGCCGCGCTGTTGCACAACGAGCGGCAGTTCGGCAGCGGCGGGATCGCGCCCGCACCAAGCGTGTCGCCCGAGATCGCCCTCACGCTCGAGGCACATCGGCAACTGATGGCGGAACTGGAGTTTCGCGGCACGCCCGGCATCGTCTATCGCGACGACACGGGTGCGATTCAACGCGTCAATGGCATGCCGCGCCCCGACGCGCTGGCGGCGGTACTCGGCCCTCGATGA
- a CDS encoding ATP-binding protein: protein MSLRLRAVLIAGIALIALWVVAAGWMMRGVQANLDRALDERLAMSARMVSGLLARAELLPVGPSAGQSDWGDVIRVGTNDGIACEIRSVHGAVLARTDGGPLATEKALPLGFSTMEVDGKHWRIYVLQDERGYQVMTADGLEKRAGLTSALLRAAGIPFLIAVVGGLMALWIGIGRGLSPLETLRATLRNKRADDTAPIDLGRAPAELRPVVSALNGLLDRLTLALTHQRAFTDAAAHELRTPLTAIDTHIQVAGITSGVSARQALQQAGIGVRRLRHTLDQMMTLARAEASTHTKDECKSLRTAIAEAVSEWEETDRGPVPPRVGSMSEWRNGAPVRRGAPRVAISMACEDRGTAIPHSMLSTAIRNLVDNALRYSPEGSAVDLTVEMDALRQRYSIEVADRGPGLAPEQAAQMGQRFWRADRGRKHGEGAGLGISIVRAIASRFGAALEFAPREGGGLVARIEVPMGR, encoded by the coding sequence ATGAGTCTTCGACTGAGAGCGGTACTGATCGCGGGCATTGCGTTGATCGCACTGTGGGTGGTGGCAGCGGGATGGATGATGCGTGGCGTGCAGGCCAACCTGGACAGGGCGTTGGATGAGCGTCTGGCGATGTCGGCCCGAATGGTATCGGGGTTATTGGCGAGAGCCGAGTTATTGCCGGTGGGCCCGAGTGCGGGGCAGTCCGATTGGGGGGACGTGATACGTGTGGGCACCAATGACGGAATCGCGTGCGAGATCCGTTCCGTGCATGGTGCGGTGTTGGCGCGAACCGACGGTGGGCCACTGGCAACGGAGAAGGCATTGCCGTTGGGATTCAGCACCATGGAAGTCGACGGCAAGCATTGGCGAATCTATGTATTGCAGGATGAGCGTGGCTATCAGGTCATGACGGCGGATGGATTGGAGAAGCGCGCAGGCCTCACAAGTGCGCTGTTGAGGGCGGCGGGCATACCGTTCCTGATTGCGGTGGTGGGTGGTCTGATGGCGTTATGGATTGGTATCGGGCGAGGATTGTCGCCATTGGAGACATTACGTGCGACGTTGCGCAACAAGCGAGCGGACGACACGGCGCCGATCGATCTGGGGCGTGCGCCGGCGGAGCTGCGCCCGGTAGTCTCGGCATTAAACGGCTTATTGGATCGCCTGACGCTGGCATTGACGCATCAGAGGGCGTTCACCGACGCGGCGGCGCATGAACTGCGGACTCCATTGACGGCCATCGACACGCACATACAGGTCGCGGGGATCACGAGTGGCGTGTCGGCGAGGCAGGCGTTACAGCAGGCGGGCATTGGCGTGCGGCGATTGCGGCACACGCTGGATCAGATGATGACATTGGCGCGCGCAGAGGCATCGACCCATACCAAGGACGAATGCAAATCGTTGCGAACCGCAATAGCGGAAGCCGTGAGTGAATGGGAAGAGACGGATCGGGGCCCCGTTCCGCCGCGAGTTGGGTCTATGTCTGAGTGGCGGAATGGGGCTCCGGTCCGTCGTGGGGCACCACGGGTCGCAATTAGCATGGCGTGTGAAGACCGTGGCACGGCGATACCGCATTCGATGTTGAGCACGGCGATAAGGAACCTGGTGGACAATGCGTTGCGCTACTCACCGGAGGGAAGCGCGGTGGATCTGACGGTGGAGATGGACGCGTTACGACAGCGATACAGCATCGAGGTGGCGGATCGGGGCCCGGGCTTGGCGCCGGAGCAAGCGGCACAGATGGGGCAGCGTTTTTGGCGCGCAGACCGGGGCCGGAAGCACGGCGAAGGCGCGGGACTGGGGATCTCCATTGTGCGGGCGATAGCGTCGCGTTTCGGTGCGGCGCTCGAGTTCGCACCGCGTGAGGGTGGTGGATTGGTGGCTCGGATCGAGGTACCGATGGGGCGATGA
- a CDS encoding TlpA family protein disulfide reductase, producing MTGLGPFSVQTVAVAAAMAVAWLVARYLLRNTDTDPRRAAASTLIDALFVGLLVARFAYVLRWWPDYVAAPMSIIAIGDGGFLVWAGLPVALGWALWRVRRHPARRRPMLYGFAAGVAIWGAAQAGLSAMQRAAPPLPSLTLSTVTGQPVSLDAYRGSPVVMNLWASWCPPCRREMPVLAKAQGDYPDVRFLMINQGETAHTVEAFVQSQGLEFDDLLLDPASQAMQAAGARGLPTTLFFDTNGRLVDAHLGELTAARLRDTLQGRLHQPPAPRMP from the coding sequence ATGACGGGCCTTGGTCCCTTCTCGGTGCAGACGGTCGCCGTGGCCGCAGCGATGGCGGTCGCGTGGCTCGTTGCGCGCTATCTCCTGCGCAACACGGACACCGATCCGCGCCGCGCCGCTGCCAGCACGTTGATCGACGCCCTGTTCGTCGGCCTGCTTGTCGCACGCTTTGCTTACGTGCTGCGCTGGTGGCCCGATTACGTGGCAGCCCCGATGTCCATCATTGCGATTGGCGACGGCGGCTTCCTGGTCTGGGCCGGCCTGCCCGTCGCGCTCGGCTGGGCGCTGTGGCGCGTGCGACGTCATCCCGCTCGACGCCGGCCAATGCTTTACGGCTTCGCCGCCGGCGTCGCCATCTGGGGCGCCGCACAAGCGGGCTTGAGCGCAATGCAACGCGCCGCGCCGCCGCTGCCCTCGTTGACGCTATCGACGGTGACGGGGCAGCCCGTCTCGCTCGATGCCTATCGCGGCAGCCCCGTCGTGATGAATCTGTGGGCAAGCTGGTGCCCGCCATGCCGCCGCGAAATGCCGGTGCTCGCCAAGGCGCAAGGCGACTACCCGGATGTGCGATTCCTCATGATCAATCAGGGCGAGACCGCGCACACGGTCGAGGCATTCGTGCAGTCGCAGGGGCTTGAGTTCGACGATCTGCTGCTCGATCCCGCCTCGCAAGCCATGCAGGCGGCTGGCGCACGCGGACTGCCCACCACGTTGTTCTTCGATACGAACGGCCGTCTGGTCGACGCCCATCTGGGCGAGCTGACGGCCGCGCGTCTGCGCGACACGCTGCAAGGCCGTCTTCACCAACCCCCGGCACCGCGTATGCCTTAG
- a CDS encoding DUF3141 domain-containing protein, whose protein sequence is MPAKSSAALQRRTSRATASADAPPAADAPWLAANPWLSNLPWMAAAAEYALDAWQRSVLFADVMRQRGNQYQAHLAESAPNVLDFPAEVILDGHDLPRPCNYCLMRILPSDASPTQPNARPFVVVDPRAGHGPGIGGFKPDSEIGAALRAGHPCYFVGFLPDPVPGQTVEDVMHAEAAFLEKVISLHPESAGKPAVIGNCQAGWQVLMTAAMRPELFGPIIVAGAPLSYWAGWRGRNPMRYSGGLLGGSWLTALTSDLGDGRFDGAWLVQNFENLDPANTLWRKKYHLYANVDTEAPRYLSFEKYWGGHVFLNAQEMQYIVDNLFVGNRLTSAELITSDGIRIDLRNIRSPIVVFCSYGDNITPPPQALGFVTDMYRDDAEVLSHDQTIVYATHDSIGHLGIFVSGSTGRKEHRKFVNNIDLIDVLPAGIYQAQIANKTQDTPHRELIDGDYVMSIQRRSVEDVRAIVQPDSESDRRFAAVAHLSDINLGLYRSLVQPWVQAMVTPNSAYWMRLLHPLRVSYELWSDRNPFAVPFAEKAERVRETRHPVASDNPFLALESAVSSAIEQSLNFYRDMRDDGYEKAFEWIYGQPWVQALAGLHGSDDAAVRVHPGTSPEHVAFVAQSLAHRRHELHQGGLLEAGIRALIWVHRLHGEADERQFNLARSLPRGENDISIEQFREMIRRQAGLLRMDPDAAMEAIPGMLAHSTPADIRRVAKAVKDLSFAVPLDGGEQRDLEQVLAVFERVASKQAAVQSSPGHATTPRKARATSAPRKVATPATSPRKRTAAAKTTRTAAAVKAKSTR, encoded by the coding sequence ATGCCTGCCAAGTCGTCTGCCGCACTCCAACGCCGAACATCGCGCGCCACCGCGTCTGCCGACGCGCCCCCTGCGGCCGATGCTCCCTGGCTCGCCGCCAACCCGTGGCTGTCGAATCTACCGTGGATGGCGGCCGCTGCCGAATATGCGCTCGACGCGTGGCAGCGCAGCGTGTTGTTCGCCGACGTCATGCGCCAGCGCGGCAATCAGTATCAGGCTCACCTCGCCGAATCGGCGCCGAATGTGCTCGACTTTCCGGCCGAGGTGATCCTCGACGGGCACGACCTGCCCCGTCCGTGCAATTACTGCCTGATGCGCATTCTGCCGTCGGACGCCTCTCCCACGCAGCCAAACGCTCGACCCTTTGTGGTCGTCGACCCTCGCGCGGGACACGGCCCGGGCATTGGCGGCTTCAAGCCCGACAGCGAAATCGGCGCAGCCCTGCGTGCAGGGCATCCGTGCTATTTCGTGGGCTTTCTGCCCGATCCGGTGCCCGGTCAGACGGTGGAGGACGTGATGCACGCCGAGGCCGCGTTTCTGGAGAAGGTGATTTCGCTGCACCCCGAGAGTGCGGGCAAGCCGGCGGTCATCGGCAACTGTCAGGCGGGCTGGCAGGTGTTGATGACGGCGGCGATGCGTCCTGAATTGTTCGGGCCGATCATTGTGGCCGGCGCACCGTTGTCGTACTGGGCCGGCTGGCGCGGACGCAACCCGATGCGGTATTCGGGCGGTTTGCTCGGTGGCAGCTGGTTGACGGCGCTCACCAGCGATCTGGGCGACGGGCGTTTCGACGGCGCATGGCTGGTGCAGAACTTCGAGAATCTCGATCCGGCCAACACGCTGTGGCGCAAGAAGTATCACCTGTACGCCAACGTCGACACGGAGGCACCGCGCTATCTCAGCTTCGAGAAGTACTGGGGCGGACATGTGTTCCTGAACGCGCAGGAGATGCAGTACATCGTCGATAACCTGTTCGTCGGCAATCGGCTCACGAGTGCGGAGTTGATCACGAGCGACGGCATCCGGATCGATCTGCGCAATATCCGCTCCCCGATCGTGGTGTTTTGCTCGTATGGCGACAACATTACGCCGCCACCGCAAGCGTTGGGCTTCGTGACGGACATGTATCGCGATGACGCGGAAGTGCTCAGTCACGATCAGACGATCGTCTACGCCACGCACGACAGCATCGGCCATCTCGGCATCTTCGTGTCGGGCAGCACGGGGCGCAAGGAGCACCGCAAGTTCGTCAACAATATCGATCTGATCGATGTGCTGCCCGCCGGCATTTATCAGGCGCAGATCGCCAACAAGACGCAAGACACGCCGCATCGGGAACTGATCGATGGCGATTATGTGATGTCGATTCAGCGACGCAGTGTCGAGGATGTGCGCGCCATTGTGCAACCGGATAGCGAGAGCGACCGGCGTTTCGCAGCGGTGGCGCATCTGTCGGACATCAATCTCGGTTTGTATCGCAGTCTGGTGCAACCTTGGGTGCAGGCGATGGTCACGCCGAATTCGGCGTACTGGATGCGTCTGCTGCATCCGCTTCGGGTGAGTTACGAGCTTTGGTCGGATCGCAATCCGTTCGCGGTTCCGTTCGCCGAAAAGGCAGAGCGCGTGCGGGAAACGCGGCATCCGGTGGCGTCGGACAACCCCTTTCTTGCGCTGGAATCGGCGGTGTCGAGCGCCATCGAGCAATCGCTCAACTTCTATCGCGATATGCGCGACGACGGCTACGAGAAGGCTTTCGAATGGATTTACGGCCAACCATGGGTGCAGGCGCTCGCCGGGCTGCATGGCAGCGACGACGCGGCAGTCCGGGTGCATCCGGGCACGTCGCCGGAGCACGTTGCCTTTGTCGCGCAGTCGTTGGCCCATCGCCGTCACGAACTGCATCAGGGCGGTCTGCTGGAAGCCGGCATTCGCGCACTGATCTGGGTGCATCGTCTGCATGGTGAGGCCGACGAGCGTCAGTTCAACCTTGCTCGCTCGCTGCCGCGTGGCGAGAACGATATCTCGATCGAGCAGTTCCGCGAGATGATCCGGCGTCAGGCCGGGTTGCTGCGCATGGACCCCGACGCCGCGATGGAAGCGATTCCCGGCATGCTTGCCCACTCGACACCCGCGGATATCCGGCGAGTGGCCAAGGCGGTGAAGGATCTGAGCTTCGCCGTGCCGCTCGACGGCGGCGAGCAACGCGATCTGGAACAGGTGTTGGCGGTGTTCGAGCGCGTGGCGTCGAAGCAGGCGGCCGTGCAGTCATCGCCTGGGCATGCGACGACACCTCGCAAGGCGCGTGCAACCTCCGCACCACGGAAGGTCGCAACACCGGCCACGTCCCCGCGCAAACGCACCGCCGCAGCGAAGACAACCCGGACAGCCGCCGCCGTCAAAGCGAAGTCAACCCGCTGA
- a CDS encoding response regulator has product MRVLLVEDDALIASGIVAGLAVLGIAVAHASSGSAAVCAHAENTFDALVLDLGLPDEDGLQVLARIRAVEPDVPVLILTARDAIEHRIAGLNSGADDYMVKPFDLRELAARLHALMRRTQGRAAQIIEAGPLRLEPASGLAWLDDAPVELSRKEVDLLAHLASTRGRWLTPDMLHERLYGLSERVNSNALNVHIHNVRRKLGGDVIQTARGLGYRLGWALS; this is encoded by the coding sequence ATGCGAGTGCTGTTGGTTGAGGACGATGCGTTGATCGCGAGCGGCATTGTCGCCGGATTGGCGGTGTTGGGCATTGCGGTTGCGCATGCGTCGAGCGGGTCGGCGGCGGTGTGTGCGCATGCGGAGAACACCTTCGACGCGTTGGTGCTCGATCTGGGTTTGCCCGATGAAGATGGCCTTCAGGTGTTGGCCCGGATTCGTGCGGTGGAGCCGGACGTCCCAGTGCTCATCCTGACCGCGCGCGACGCCATCGAACATCGGATTGCGGGGTTGAACAGCGGTGCGGACGACTACATGGTCAAGCCCTTCGATTTGCGCGAGCTGGCGGCGCGGTTGCATGCATTGATGCGTCGCACGCAGGGGCGTGCTGCGCAGATCATCGAAGCCGGGCCGCTCCGGCTGGAGCCGGCGAGCGGATTGGCGTGGCTCGACGACGCGCCCGTGGAGCTTTCGCGAAAGGAGGTCGACTTGCTGGCGCATCTGGCGAGTACGCGGGGCCGATGGCTGACGCCCGACATGTTGCATGAACGGCTATATGGTTTGTCCGAGCGTGTGAACAGCAATGCCCTGAACGTCCACATTCACAACGTGCGTCGCAAGTTGGGGGGCGATGTCATTCAGACGGCGCGAGGTTTGGGCTATCGATTGGGGTGGGCGTTGTCATGA
- the dsbD gene encoding protein-disulfide reductase DsbD, whose product MLRRFFYLFVILLGALGAMRTADAFPWQSEPTFLDASQVLTLSPVNRVDEQLEVIGHVAKEYYVYRHSLRAEDASGKPVDLTLSEGAKHSDEFFGDTEIYTADALRIRLPAATSGPMTLHWQGCADAGICYPPQTMQVVLPGGMASTPDTPAIFAIPAAPSVETNAAPAPLAEDQAAAHRLATVGPVAATLLFFGFGLLLAFTPCTLPMIPIVSTMIVGHRPAPWRALALSLSYVLAMALTYAAVGVAAGLAGANLQATLQSQWLLGAFAALFLVLAASLFGLFELRLPEFVTSRLDAAGHQRTGGSLAGAAALGFLSALLVGPCMTAPLAGALLYISQTGNAWMGGIALFALGLGMGLPLLAIALFGSRVLPRPGAWMVRVRIAFAYVMTGMAILMLSRFLPGHVSLLLWGALGLGVAVGFAAWAWPLRGKPAGWTLTFASALAGLWSVLLLVGAASGSESVLRPLERGSAAIVGSASARSDKAFEYVSVKSAEDVDARIAQAAAKGQWTLIDFYADWCVSCHVIERNVFGDPAVAARLARMQVLRPDVTKHDAIDQALMKRWGVLGPPTLILIDANGKEVRAQRMVGELDARNFLRRLDAAGAV is encoded by the coding sequence TTGCTACGGCGCTTTTTCTACCTCTTTGTGATTTTGCTCGGTGCGCTCGGCGCAATGCGTACCGCCGATGCGTTTCCGTGGCAAAGCGAGCCGACGTTTCTCGACGCGTCGCAGGTGCTCACTCTCTCCCCCGTGAATCGGGTGGATGAGCAGCTTGAGGTTATCGGACATGTTGCGAAGGAGTACTACGTTTACCGGCATTCGCTGCGTGCGGAGGATGCCTCGGGCAAGCCGGTCGATCTGACGCTCTCCGAGGGCGCGAAGCATTCGGACGAGTTCTTCGGCGATACGGAGATCTATACGGCGGATGCACTGCGCATTCGTCTGCCGGCGGCAACATCGGGCCCCATGACGCTGCACTGGCAAGGGTGTGCGGACGCGGGCATCTGCTATCCACCGCAGACGATGCAAGTTGTCTTGCCCGGGGGCATGGCATCGACACCCGATACGCCAGCAATCTTCGCGATACCCGCCGCGCCTTCTGTTGAAACCAACGCCGCCCCCGCGCCGCTCGCGGAAGATCAGGCCGCCGCGCACCGGCTGGCCACGGTCGGCCCCGTCGCGGCGACGCTGCTGTTCTTCGGCTTCGGGCTGCTGCTCGCCTTTACCCCATGCACGTTGCCGATGATCCCGATCGTCTCGACGATGATCGTGGGCCATCGCCCGGCACCCTGGCGTGCACTGGCCCTGTCGCTGTCGTATGTGCTCGCGATGGCGCTCACGTATGCCGCCGTCGGCGTGGCGGCAGGTCTGGCTGGCGCGAATTTGCAGGCGACGTTGCAATCGCAGTGGTTGCTGGGTGCCTTCGCGGCACTGTTCCTCGTGCTGGCCGCCTCGCTGTTCGGTCTGTTCGAATTGCGTTTGCCGGAGTTCGTGACGAGTCGGCTCGACGCCGCCGGACATCAACGCACCGGCGGCAGTCTTGCAGGCGCTGCGGCACTCGGCTTCCTCTCGGCCCTACTTGTCGGCCCGTGCATGACGGCCCCCCTGGCCGGTGCCTTGCTCTATATCAGCCAGACGGGTAACGCCTGGATGGGCGGAATCGCCCTGTTCGCGCTGGGGCTTGGAATGGGTCTGCCATTGCTTGCGATCGCCCTGTTCGGCTCGCGAGTGCTGCCGCGCCCGGGCGCGTGGATGGTTCGCGTGCGCATTGCCTTCGCCTACGTCATGACGGGCATGGCCATTCTGATGTTGAGCCGCTTCCTGCCCGGTCACGTCAGTCTGCTGCTCTGGGGGGCGCTGGGCCTCGGAGTCGCCGTCGGGTTCGCCGCCTGGGCATGGCCGCTACGCGGCAAGCCGGCAGGCTGGACGCTGACGTTCGCGTCGGCACTGGCGGGCCTCTGGTCGGTGCTCCTGCTCGTCGGAGCAGCTTCGGGCAGCGAGTCGGTGCTGCGGCCGCTGGAACGGGGGAGCGCCGCCATTGTGGGCAGCGCGAGCGCTCGTAGCGACAAGGCGTTCGAGTATGTGAGCGTCAAGTCGGCGGAAGACGTCGACGCCCGCATCGCGCAAGCTGCCGCGAAGGGGCAATGGACGTTGATCGATTTTTACGCGGACTGGTGTGTGAGCTGTCATGTCATCGAGCGCAATGTGTTCGGAGACCCCGCCGTCGCGGCGAGACTGGCCCGCATGCAGGTACTGCGCCCCGACGTGACGAAGCACGACGCGATCGATCAGGCGTTGATGAAACGCTGGGGAGTCCTGGGACCGCCCACGCTCATCCTGATCGACGCAAACGGCAAGGAAGTACGCGCACAACGCATGGTCGGCGAACTCGACGCCCGCAATTTCCTGCGTCGCCTCGACGCAGCGGGGGCCGTATGA